A stretch of the Lactuca sativa cultivar Salinas chromosome 9, Lsat_Salinas_v11, whole genome shotgun sequence genome encodes the following:
- the LOC111906761 gene encoding probable anion transporter 3, chloroplastic, producing the protein MAPAAGNAAVTSKALAFGARSSKLSDAHLNSIRFRKPLFGFRYNIERKWGNLSLQGGGGRNMEAIVEKGRKRGGLVKCTAEGIERGILTGGRGQEGTFVMPERLKVVALMACVMCLCNADRVVMSVAIVPLAAKHGWSSSFLGIVQSSFLWGYIFSSVIGGALVDKYGGKRVLAWGVAFWSLATLLTPWAANHSTIALLAMRAFFGLAEGVALPSMTILLSRWFPCNERATAVGLSMGGFHLGNVVGLVLTPIVMSSIGLSGPFILFSSLGLLWLTTWTLRVTNDPQESPSISKSELRLIQAGKSDSVPLKKGEFPPLRLLLSKMPTWAIIFANVTNNWGYFVLLSWMPVYFKTVFNVNLKQAAWFSAVPWGTMAFSGYVAGAASDYLIKRGYSLTFVRKVMQSIGFIGPGFALLCLNYAKTPVIASVFITVALSLSSFSQAGFLLNMQDIAPQYAGFLHGISNSAGTLAAIVSTIGTGYFVEWLGSFQAFLTVTACLYFVTAIFWNLFATGERVF; encoded by the exons ATGGCCCCCGCAGCCGGAAACGCTGCCGTTACTTCTAAAGCTCTTGCATTTGGTGCAAGATCTTCAAAACTGTCGGATGCCCATTTGAATTCGATCCGTTTCAGGAAACCCCTTTTCGGATTTCGATATAATATTGAACGGAAATGGGGGAATTTGTCACTGCAAGGTGGCGGCGGGAGGAACATGGAGGCGATTGTagagaaaggaagaaaaagaGGGGGGTTGGTGAAGTGTACGGCGGAGGGTATAGAGAGAGGAATACTGACAGGAGGAAGAGGGCAAGAGGGTACTTTTGTTATGCCGGAAAGGTTGAAGGTGGTGGCGTTAATGGCATGCGTGATGTGTTTGTGTAATGCTGATAGAGTTGTTATGTCTGTAGCTATTGTTCCTCTTGCTGCCAAACATGGCTGGAGCAGTTCTTTCTTGGGCATCGTTCAG TCTTCTTTTCTATGGGGATACATTTTTTCATCGGTTATTGGAGGAGCATTAGTGGACAAATATGGAGGAAAACGGGTGTTAGCTTGGGGTGTTGCCTTTTGGTCTTTAGCAACACTTTTGACTCCATGGGCTGCAAATCATTCCACAATTGCCCTTTTAGCCATGCGTGCTTTCTTTGGTCTTGCAGAAGGAGTCGCTCTTCCTTCAATGACAATTCTTTTATCAAG GTGGTTTCCATGTAATGAAAGAGCGACAGCTGTTGGGTTATCAATGGGAGGATTTCACCTTGGGAATGTTGTGGGATTAGTGTTGACACCTATCGTCATGTCATCAATTGGGCTTTCTGGCCCTTTTATTCTTTTTTCAAGTCTAGGGCTTTTATGGCTAACAACATGGACACTTCGGGTCACAAATGATCCACAAGAAAGTCCTTCAATAAGCAAGTCGGAATTGAGGTTAATTCAAGCCGGAAAGTCTGATTCCGTTCCTCTGAAGAAGGGTGAATTCCCTCCTCTTCGATTATTGTTGTCCAAAATGCCCACTTGGGCTATCATTTTCGCTAATGTAACTAACAATTGG GGATACTTCGTTCTACTCTCATGGATGCCTGTCTACTTTAAAACT GTATTTAATGTGAACTTAAAGCAAGCAGCTTGGTTTAGTGCTGTGCCATGGGGAACAATGGCATTCTCAGGGTATGTTGCAGGAGCTGCTTCTGATTATTTAATCAAACGAGGATACTCTTTGACTTTCGTCCGAAAAGTCATGCAG TCGATTGGTTTCATTGGGCCAGGATTTGCTCTACTGTGTTTGAATTATGCAAAAACACCAGTGATTGCTTCTGTGTTCATCACTGTAGCACTCAGCTTGAGTTCTTTCAGTCAAGCTGGATTCCTGTTAAATATGCAA GATATTGCACCTCAATATGCGGGATTTCTCCATG GGATTTCAAATTCTGCGGGGACATTGGCTGCAATAGTTAGCACAATTGGAACAGGTTACTTTGTTGAATGGCTAGGATCATTTCAAGCGTTTTTAACTGTTACAGCTTGTTTATATTTTGTTACAGCCATTTTTTGGAACCTATTTGCTACTGGTGAACGAGTCTTTTAG
- the LOC111906742 gene encoding uncharacterized protein LOC111906742: MSYSSSSQERARKDVECAFGALKKRWFILKKPTAYLGEEKLRKIMYICLILHNMIIEDEGRAICAFDEEETIPETQSIEICGEEYMNMRTEIRCTETFYNLRNDLVEHIYGIQNINLNLDPPDDSEDEFSENDFM; encoded by the coding sequence ATGTCATATTCTTCATCTTCTCAAGAAAGAGCTAGGAAGGATGTTGAGTGTGCTTTTGGAGCTCTAAAGAAACGGTGGTTCATATTGAAAAAACCAACAGCTTATTTAGGCGAAgaaaaacttcgaaaaatcatgtATATATGTCTCATATTGCATAACATGATTATTGAAGACGAAGGAAGAGCGATATGTGCGTTTGACGAGGAAGAAACCATACCAGAGACACAATCAATAGAAATTTGTGGCGAAGAATATATGAACATGAGAACAGAGATACGTTGCACTGAAACATTTTACAATCTTCGCAATGACTTGGTGGAACACATTTACGGGATTCAAAACATTAACCTTAATTTGGATCCACCGGATGACTCCGAAGACGAGTTCTCGGAGAACGACTTTATGTAG